A region from the Acyrthosiphon pisum isolate AL4f chromosome A1, pea_aphid_22Mar2018_4r6ur, whole genome shotgun sequence genome encodes:
- the Med8 gene encoding mediator of RNA polymerase II transcription subunit 8, which translates to MQREDKQLELVLENFQSKLNEFKAQIYALIFKLEHERDNVNWTTVLDTFAVFSTQYTAIMKYLSYEKLPQLRNYSVLPLMLNPERDEDLARITENRVPALSHDIVPDFLRTKTEPEVEHKLMQVEHKAGGLQFETAQKQLAAFNKVVNHVLDLVSKAREEWEVETGARVGIGQTSSVADLHTLVSAVSMGKNLKPMVPQVSPGGMMVPPTGRPVTPSMGPNTPPMGMMPKPPPGMKTNVKAAGAPHPYR; encoded by the exons ATGCAACGCGAAGACAAACAATTAGAACTGGTGCTTGAAAACTTCCAGAGTAAGTTGAACGAGTTCAAAGCTCAGATATACGCTCTTATATTCAAGTTAGAACATGAACGAGACAATGTCAACTGGACGACAGTACTTGATACTTTCGCTGTGTTCTCAACACAGTACACTGCCATCATGAAGTATCTTTCTTACGAGAAACTTCCGCAGTTGCGTAACTACAGTGTTCTGCCACTGATGTTGAACCCAGAGCGCGATGAAGATCTCGCTCGCATCACTGAAAATCGAGTGCCAGCCCTGTCCCACGACATTGTACCCGATTTCTTGCGTACCAAAACCGAACCGGAAGTGGAACACAAACTCATGCAG GTTGAACACAAGGCAGGTGGTTTACAATTTGAAACAGCACAAAAACAGCTGGCAGCGTTCAACAAGGTAGTTAATCATGTGCTAGACCTTGTTTCTAAAGCCAGAGAAGAATGGGAAGTAGAAACTGGAGCTCGTGTTGGTATCGGACAAACCTCATCAGTTGCAGACTTGCATACACTCGTGTCTGCTGTAAGCAtgggtaaaaatttgaaaccgaTGGTGCCACAAGTATCTCCTGGTGGAATGATGGTGCCCCCTACTGGTAGACCAGTTACTCCTAGCATGGGGCCAAATACACCACCAATGGGTATGATGCCCAAACCACCTCCTGGAATGAAGACCAATGTAAAGGCTGCTGGAGCACCTCATCCATATCGATGA